In Mycoplasmopsis phocirhinis, the DNA window GGATACGATATGAAACAACGTTTAAGTTTTGCTCTTTAACTTTTTTAATTAAATCAACTGTTTTTTGATAACCTGCGGTATTGGCAGCGTCAATTTCAAGTACTAAGCCTTCATTAATTAAATTTGGATCATTAACTGGGCTTTCTCTTTTCATCTCAATAATTCTGACGCCATCGCCAGCTACAACTAAATTCTTAAATGCTTCGTGAGTGTATGTAACATCAGAACTTTTTCAACCAGGATAAGTTCCATTTTTAATATCCTCAGGGCTTCTATTATATGGACTATTAAATCCAAATACTCGACGAGTCGTATTATCACGCTGTAATCTTGAAATAGTGCCATTATATTCATCAGGTAAATTGTAACCATGCGATTCTATTTCACCATTTTCATTAAAATATGTATTACGAGGATCTAAAACATAACCTTGTGCTAAATAATTTTCGGCAGTTGCTGAAAGTTTTGTAAACTTATCAAAGTCTAAATGTTTATATAATCAAACATATCTATAATTTTTTGAACCACCAAAATCAAACGTGTCGTATTTTGCTTTTCCTTCTTCGTTTAAAAATTCTTTAACTTTATCAGTATCAAATAAACGTTGTCATTTATAAAATTGTTGCTCTCAATATTCTGCATTTTGTCTAATGACATTTTCTATACTTTGAGGTGTTTCCTCCTTAACTTCAAATAAACTTTTAATATTATATTTGATCATTTCTCCATTTAAACCAACACCACCACCTTTAGCTTGACTTAATGCAGCATTTCTTAATTCATCAGTAACTTCAACTGAAATAATTTTGCTTGTTGTGTCATTTTGATAAGGACGAGGATTAGCAATATTATTTTGCACATCGTAGTTATAAACATCACGAGATCTTGATCTTTGTACTTGTGCTTTAACCGGAACCCCAGCTATTACTATTTTATCGTCATTTTCGGGCTGAAATATTTCTTTATCAACTTTAGTAACCTTTACATCAGGTGTAGATTTAGGTTCAGGTTGTGGAATAGGTTTAATTTCAGGGATAGGTTCTGGTTTTGGTGGTTCTGGTTGGGGGATGGGTTCTGGTTTAGGTTTTTCGGGTTCAGGAATAGGTACAGGTTGGGGTTTAGGTTCTGGTTTAGGTGTTTCTATTGGTTCAACTTTTATGATTTCTTCTTTTTTTGGTTCTGGTTTAGGCTGAGGCTTTGGTATTTCTACAGGTTTTTCTAATTCTTTAATATTTACATCAATTAACGAATTTAACGTATTATTTAAATCTAGATTATCTTTAGGAATGAATTTTTCATTTGCTTTGGCATTTGTTTGATAATCAAGAGCATCAGCTGGTTTAGAAGACGTAAAATAAGCCGTTGCCGTAATTACAGAAGCAAGTGTAACAGTTTAAAAAAGAGAAAGAGTTATTTTTTTAAGCTTTTTATTTTTAAAAAATTTCATATTACCTCTAATGTCATAAGTATTATAATTTTTTATGCTAAAAGTATAATTCAATTCAAAAAAAAAAAAAAAAAAAACAGTTATAGTAAAAAAGGCATTTTAAGTACTTTTTAAGCGTTTTTTTAATGTTTTTGTTAAAAAATGAAGGTTCAATTTAATTTCTCTAATTTATTTATTTTTATTTTAGTTAAATTAAAAACAAAATTTGTTTTTTGCTTTTGCTAAAATAATATTATGAAAAAAATAAATTTAATTTTAGGACTAGGTTTAAGCACAATAACACTTTCTAGTGTGCTTGCTTGTACAAAACAAGACAATAATAAATTTGATAATCCAAATATGGGCTTAAAACCAGGTCCAAGCGAACCAAATCAAGCAGACAAAATCGGTCAAAATACAAACACTTCAAAACAAACTGAACCAAAAAATATTGAAGATAAACCAAATACTCCTACACCAAATGACGATATACCTCTTAATTTTTTTGATCAAATAGAAGGCAAAAATCTTAAAAATGTATTTAATAAAATTGTGTTTCCAAAAAATATTGTCTTAAAAAATACTGATTTAAATACTCAAATAATAAAAAATTATTTTAAGCGTGAAATGTATAAATCAGTATCATATGTTTTTGATGCCAATACGCTTGATCAAATTCCACAATGAATGAATTTTGAAAATGCAAAAACAAATAAAATTAAAAATATCCCTGATATGAGTATATTTTTTAATGATCAAAACAATTTAACAAAATATGTTCGCAAAATTATGCCAACATTTTTAGGTGAAAACGAAATTAAACAAATAGATGCTAACACGATCAAATTAGAAAAAAATATATCGCAATTTGTTAATCAAAATTTTAAAAACAAAGAATTAACGCTTTATTTTATTGTCCAAAATAATTCAATTAAAGCAATAGGCGAAAATAGAAATAAATCATATGTAATTCCCATTCAATTAAATATTGACACATTATTAAAATTTAAAGGTCGAGTTTCAAGTGTTAACGAAGAATTTGTCCCTTATGATGCTAATTTACCTAATTTAGGTATTGAATACAATGCACGAATTGATAATGATAATAATTTAATAGTTGAATTACATAGTGATGAAAACACATTTGTATTTAATTCGTTTAATTTAAAAGATGGTCAAATTTATATTGATAAATTCAATACATTAATAGATGCTAGTTATTTTACTTCAAAAAACGCAGATAAAAATTTTTCACTTTCGGAACACAATAATACTTCTTCGCTTCACACTAAATTAAGCTCACTAGAAAATTTATATAATGTTAATTTAGATCCAAATGCTTTATTAGTACAGGCCAAAAGAGTGGATTTGCCCCAAAACACAACAACTTTATTTGACAAAAT includes these proteins:
- a CDS encoding putative immunoglobulin-blocking virulence protein; protein product: MIKVEPIETPKPEPKPQPVPIPEPEKPKPEPIPQPEPPKPEPIPEIKPIPQPEPKSTPDVKVTKVDKEIFQPENDDKIVIAGVPVKAQVQRSRSRDVYNYDVQNNIANPRPYQNDTTSKIISVEVTDELRNAALSQAKGGGVGLNGEMIKYNIKSLFEVKEETPQSIENVIRQNAEYWEQQFYKWQRLFDTDKVKEFLNEEGKAKYDTFDFGGSKNYRYVWLYKHLDFDKFTKLSATAENYLAQGYVLDPRNTYFNENGEIESHGYNLPDEYNGTISRLQRDNTTRRVFGFNSPYNRSPEDIKNGTYPGWKSSDVTYTHEAFKNLVVAGDGVRIIEMKRESPVNDPNLINEGLVLEIDAANTAGYQKTVDLIKKVKEQNLNVVSYRIRNMGENDTAQKFKHILKELPDNLLQVELYFSARATNTGSLIELENKSIKELSLFTLGNSLLDEWSINPLALRKTQWINTNDYNVSRDFGNNVTVISRITFDTLAFDEQDYNESSSNPYERINLGLRLAYYTRNNEPFFQGGFGPGLNADHNEGGNSYPTGLDFGRVPKIKSLKGLEFRDIIKDSNAPRKIWRATFYNNNKYFEIGASDLENPGLENFAQPFRMMKPKIKFTNGQTTVGFKISENLTSNAIANLVRYKELVKNDNRSFPGKIQLAAQLANNEDLKNRLQSAGFEVEIDSGFEFQ